In the genome of Meles meles chromosome 16, mMelMel3.1 paternal haplotype, whole genome shotgun sequence, one region contains:
- the RGS19 gene encoding regulator of G-protein signaling 19 isoform X3 translates to MPAPHETEKQHVGPQEADQPPSMSSHDAAPPAAPSRNPCCLCWCCCCGCSRAEERRRAWRASRENKLRPLPGCEACAAPSPEEVQSWAQSFDKLMHSPAGRSVFREFLRTEYSEENMLFWLACEELKAEANQHVVDEKARLIYEDYVSILSPKEVSLDSRVREGINKKMQEPSAHTFDDAQLQIYTLMHRDSYPRFLSSPAYRALLLRGSSQSSSEA, encoded by the exons atGCCCGCCCCACATGAGACTGAGAAGCAG CACGTCGGGCCGCAGGAGGCAGACCAGCCCCCCTCGATGTCCAGCCATGACGCAGCCCCCCCGGCTGCCCCCAGCCGCAACCCCTGCTGCTTGTGCTGGTGCTGCTGTTGCGGCTGTTCCCG GGCTGAGGAGCGGCGGCGAGCGTGGCGGGCCTCCCGGGAGAACAAGCTGCGGCCTCTCCCCGGCTGCGAGGCATG CGCCGCGCCGAGCCCCGAGGAGGTGCAGAGCTGGGCGCAGTCGTTCGACAAGCTGATGCACAGCCCGGCGGGACGGAGCGTGTTCCGGGAGTTTCTGCGCACGGAGTACAGCGAGGAGAACATGCTCTTCTGGCTGGCCTGTGAGGAGCTCAAGGCTGAGGCCAACCAGCACGTGGTGGACGAGAAGGCCAGGCTCATCTATGAGGACTACGTGTCCATTCTGTCCCCCAAAGAG GTGAGCCTGGACTCGCGCGTGCGGGAAGGCATCAACAAGAAGATGCAGGAGCCGTCGGCGCACACGTTCGATGACGCGCAGCTGCAGATCTACACGCTCATGCACCGGGACTCCTACCCCCGCTTCCTCAGCTCCCCCGCCTACCGCGCCCTGCTGCTCCGGGGGAGCTCCCAGTCCTCCAGCGAGGCCTAG
- the RGS19 gene encoding regulator of G-protein signaling 19 isoform X1, which produces MRPAERGAGRAWQGGPGASPREEVPAPRFGEVRPRRLRTAPCAPSPTIQPDLGARGPAAAARAARERGRTPQEYVLPSESSPCCCGARPFGSQGGAQREPGTSRPHLAFGSMHVGPQEADQPPSMSSHDAAPPAAPSRNPCCLCWCCCCGCSRAEERRRAWRASRENKLRPLPGCEACAAPSPEEVQSWAQSFDKLMHSPAGRSVFREFLRTEYSEENMLFWLACEELKAEANQHVVDEKARLIYEDYVSILSPKEVSLDSRVREGINKKMQEPSAHTFDDAQLQIYTLMHRDSYPRFLSSPAYRALLLRGSSQSSSEA; this is translated from the exons ATGAGGCCCGCCgagcgcggggcggggcgcgccTGGCAGGGCGGGCCGGGCGCCTCCCCGCGCGAGGAAGTCCCGGCCCCGCGCTTTGGGGAAGTGCGGCCGAGGCGCCTGCGCACTGCACCCTGCGCCCCCTCCCCGACGATCCAGCCGGACCTCGGGGCGCGCGGGCCAGCGGCGGCGGCGCGAGCGGCTCGGGAGCGCGGCCG AACGCCGCAGGAGTACGTCCTGCCGTCCGAGTCGAGTCCCTGCTGCTGCGGTGCACGCCCCTTCGGCAGCCAGGGTGGGGCCCAGAGGGAACCTGGCACATCCCGCCCCCACCTCGCCTTTGGGTCGATG CACGTCGGGCCGCAGGAGGCAGACCAGCCCCCCTCGATGTCCAGCCATGACGCAGCCCCCCCGGCTGCCCCCAGCCGCAACCCCTGCTGCTTGTGCTGGTGCTGCTGTTGCGGCTGTTCCCG GGCTGAGGAGCGGCGGCGAGCGTGGCGGGCCTCCCGGGAGAACAAGCTGCGGCCTCTCCCCGGCTGCGAGGCATG CGCCGCGCCGAGCCCCGAGGAGGTGCAGAGCTGGGCGCAGTCGTTCGACAAGCTGATGCACAGCCCGGCGGGACGGAGCGTGTTCCGGGAGTTTCTGCGCACGGAGTACAGCGAGGAGAACATGCTCTTCTGGCTGGCCTGTGAGGAGCTCAAGGCTGAGGCCAACCAGCACGTGGTGGACGAGAAGGCCAGGCTCATCTATGAGGACTACGTGTCCATTCTGTCCCCCAAAGAG GTGAGCCTGGACTCGCGCGTGCGGGAAGGCATCAACAAGAAGATGCAGGAGCCGTCGGCGCACACGTTCGATGACGCGCAGCTGCAGATCTACACGCTCATGCACCGGGACTCCTACCCCCGCTTCCTCAGCTCCCCCGCCTACCGCGCCCTGCTGCTCCGGGGGAGCTCCCAGTCCTCCAGCGAGGCCTAG
- the RGS19 gene encoding regulator of G-protein signaling 19 isoform X2 — protein sequence MGMPWAETDSPEKTQDHQDSWGEGNGVQAQVARGHGTPQEYVLPSESSPCCCGARPFGSQGGAQREPGTSRPHLAFGSMHVGPQEADQPPSMSSHDAAPPAAPSRNPCCLCWCCCCGCSRAEERRRAWRASRENKLRPLPGCEACAAPSPEEVQSWAQSFDKLMHSPAGRSVFREFLRTEYSEENMLFWLACEELKAEANQHVVDEKARLIYEDYVSILSPKEVSLDSRVREGINKKMQEPSAHTFDDAQLQIYTLMHRDSYPRFLSSPAYRALLLRGSSQSSSEA from the exons ATGGGTATGCCCTGGGCAGAGACAGACTCACCGGAGAAGACGCAGGACCACCAGGATAGCTGGGGTGAGGGGAATGGAGTGCAGGCCCAAGTGGCCCGAGGACATGG AACGCCGCAGGAGTACGTCCTGCCGTCCGAGTCGAGTCCCTGCTGCTGCGGTGCACGCCCCTTCGGCAGCCAGGGTGGGGCCCAGAGGGAACCTGGCACATCCCGCCCCCACCTCGCCTTTGGGTCGATG CACGTCGGGCCGCAGGAGGCAGACCAGCCCCCCTCGATGTCCAGCCATGACGCAGCCCCCCCGGCTGCCCCCAGCCGCAACCCCTGCTGCTTGTGCTGGTGCTGCTGTTGCGGCTGTTCCCG GGCTGAGGAGCGGCGGCGAGCGTGGCGGGCCTCCCGGGAGAACAAGCTGCGGCCTCTCCCCGGCTGCGAGGCATG CGCCGCGCCGAGCCCCGAGGAGGTGCAGAGCTGGGCGCAGTCGTTCGACAAGCTGATGCACAGCCCGGCGGGACGGAGCGTGTTCCGGGAGTTTCTGCGCACGGAGTACAGCGAGGAGAACATGCTCTTCTGGCTGGCCTGTGAGGAGCTCAAGGCTGAGGCCAACCAGCACGTGGTGGACGAGAAGGCCAGGCTCATCTATGAGGACTACGTGTCCATTCTGTCCCCCAAAGAG GTGAGCCTGGACTCGCGCGTGCGGGAAGGCATCAACAAGAAGATGCAGGAGCCGTCGGCGCACACGTTCGATGACGCGCAGCTGCAGATCTACACGCTCATGCACCGGGACTCCTACCCCCGCTTCCTCAGCTCCCCCGCCTACCGCGCCCTGCTGCTCCGGGGGAGCTCCCAGTCCTCCAGCGAGGCCTAG